One genomic window of Rhizomicrobium sp. includes the following:
- a CDS encoding ATP-binding protein codes for MDRTQTYWTDIARYLWPGLAGVVLGAALLLWRGQMDLWVFAGCLALAAVLASVLAREGRLYLLEQRAELGGAAAALLSPLAREVLAHLPDPLMLLDEGGRVLFANSAMQTVIGIGPENKHISLLLRTPSVLEAVSHTTASGEDSSVEFIIPVPVERHYQAYVRRLSSQPPVTTLLLHDLTAAKRTEQMRADFVANASHELRTPLAAVSGFIDTLKGHARDDAQARDRFLDIMSVEAGRMRRLIEDLLSLTRIELNEHVRPSGRVSLEAIVREAFAALSPLAQIDGIALVVTAAPDLPPVTGERDELIQLFQNLIHNAIKYGRTGGHVWVTIGPAPVSGGRGAASMLAVSVRDDGEGIPQDAIPRLTERFYRVDVKRSREKGGTGLGLAIVKHIVNRHQGRLTIESKAGEGSAFTVLLPIAARPADATVT; via the coding sequence ATGGACCGCACACAAACATATTGGACCGACATCGCGCGCTATCTCTGGCCGGGGCTGGCCGGGGTCGTGCTCGGCGCCGCGCTGCTGCTCTGGCGCGGCCAGATGGATCTGTGGGTCTTCGCCGGCTGCCTCGCTCTGGCGGCGGTGCTCGCCAGCGTGCTGGCGCGCGAGGGCCGTCTCTATCTGCTGGAACAGCGGGCCGAACTCGGCGGCGCGGCCGCCGCGCTGCTCAGCCCGCTGGCGCGCGAGGTGCTCGCCCATCTTCCCGATCCGCTGATGCTGCTGGACGAGGGCGGCCGCGTCCTCTTCGCCAACAGCGCGATGCAGACCGTCATCGGCATCGGGCCGGAGAACAAGCACATCTCGCTCCTGCTGCGCACGCCCTCGGTGCTGGAGGCGGTCAGCCACACCACGGCCAGCGGCGAGGATTCCTCGGTCGAGTTCATCATCCCGGTGCCGGTGGAGCGGCACTATCAGGCCTATGTCCGGCGCCTGTCGTCGCAACCGCCGGTGACGACGCTTCTGCTGCACGACCTGACCGCCGCCAAGCGCACCGAGCAGATGCGCGCCGATTTCGTCGCCAATGCCAGCCATGAATTGCGCACGCCACTGGCCGCGGTGTCCGGCTTCATCGATACGCTCAAGGGCCATGCCCGCGACGACGCCCAGGCGCGCGACCGCTTCCTCGACATCATGAGCGTGGAGGCCGGCCGGATGCGCCGGCTGATCGAGGACCTGCTGTCGCTCACCCGGATCGAGCTCAACGAGCATGTTCGCCCCTCCGGCCGCGTCTCGCTCGAGGCCATTGTGCGCGAGGCCTTCGCCGCGCTCAGCCCGCTCGCCCAGATCGACGGCATCGCCCTGGTGGTGACCGCCGCCCCGGACCTGCCGCCGGTGACCGGCGAGCGCGACGAGCTGATCCAGCTGTTCCAGAACCTGATCCACAACGCCATCAAATACGGCCGCACCGGCGGCCATGTCTGGGTGACGATCGGGCCGGCGCCGGTCTCGGGCGGCCGTGGCGCCGCCTCCATGCTCGCCGTCAGCGTGCGCGACGACGGCGAGGGCATCCCGCAGGACGCGATTCCGCGACTCACCGAGCGATTCTACCGGGTCGATGTGAAGCGCAGCCGCGAGAAGGGCGGCACCGGCCTCGGCCTCGCCATCGTCAAGCACATCGTAAATCGTCACCAGGGCCGCCTGACGATCGAGAGCAAGGCCGGCGAAGGAAGCGCCTTTACCGTGCTATTGCCCATCGCCGCCCGCCCAGCGGATGCCACTGTCACATAA
- a CDS encoding aspartate aminotransferase family protein — MFPSVLPTYNRADVAFVRGEGPYLYAEDGKRYLDFGAGIAVNAFGHAHPRLVAALTVQAGKLWHTSNLYRVPGQEALSKKLVENTFADTAFFTNSGAEACECAFKMARRYHFVSGHPERFRIITFTGAFHGRTLAGIAAGGQEKYLEGFGPKVEGFDQVPPNDLKALEAAITDETAALMIEPIQGEGGLHPMPPEFLRALRKICDDRGLLLIFDEIQCGVGRTGKFFAYEWVGVRPDIMCVAKGIGGGFPLGACLATAEAAKGMTAGTHGSTYGGNPLGMAVGSEAIDMVLEPGFLEHVQKIGGFLRQQLAGLIAEHPGVFEELRGQGLMLGLKLRVPNTEFVTAARGHGLLIVGAGENVVRLLPPLIIDEDQVREGVALLSRTAADFEAKAKQTVAA; from the coding sequence GTGTTTCCCTCGGTTTTGCCGACCTATAACCGGGCCGATGTCGCGTTCGTGCGGGGCGAAGGGCCTTACCTCTACGCCGAGGACGGCAAGCGCTACCTGGATTTCGGCGCCGGCATCGCGGTCAACGCCTTCGGCCACGCCCATCCGCGCCTGGTCGCGGCGCTGACGGTGCAGGCGGGCAAGCTCTGGCACACCTCCAACCTCTACCGCGTGCCCGGCCAGGAGGCCCTCTCGAAAAAGCTGGTCGAGAACACCTTCGCCGACACCGCCTTCTTCACGAACTCCGGCGCCGAGGCCTGCGAATGCGCCTTCAAGATGGCGCGGCGCTACCACTTCGTGAGCGGCCATCCCGAGCGCTTCCGCATTATTACGTTCACCGGCGCCTTCCACGGCCGCACCCTGGCCGGCATCGCCGCCGGCGGCCAGGAGAAATATCTCGAAGGCTTCGGCCCCAAGGTCGAAGGCTTCGACCAAGTGCCGCCGAACGACCTCAAGGCGCTCGAAGCCGCGATCACCGACGAGACCGCCGCCCTGATGATCGAGCCGATCCAGGGCGAGGGCGGGCTGCATCCCATGCCGCCGGAATTCCTGCGCGCCCTGCGCAAGATCTGCGACGACCGCGGCTTGCTGCTGATCTTCGACGAGATCCAGTGCGGCGTCGGCCGCACCGGCAAGTTCTTCGCCTATGAGTGGGTCGGCGTGCGCCCCGACATCATGTGCGTGGCGAAAGGCATCGGCGGCGGCTTCCCGCTCGGCGCGTGCCTGGCCACCGCCGAAGCGGCCAAGGGCATGACGGCGGGCACCCATGGCTCGACCTATGGCGGCAACCCGCTTGGCATGGCGGTCGGCAGCGAAGCCATCGACATGGTGCTGGAACCCGGCTTCCTCGAGCATGTGCAGAAGATCGGCGGCTTCCTGCGCCAGCAGCTCGCCGGCCTGATCGCCGAGCATCCCGGCGTGTTCGAGGAATTGCGCGGCCAGGGCCTGATGCTGGGCCTGAAGCTGCGCGTGCCCAACACCGAATTCGTGACCGCGGCGCGCGGCCACGGCCTCCTGATCGTCGGCGCCGGCGAGAACGTGGTGCGCCTCCTCCCGCCGCTGATCATCGACGAGGATCAGGTGCGCGAGGGCGTGGCGCTGCTGTCACGGACCGCGGCCGATTTCGAAGCCAAGGCCAAGCAGACGGTGGCGGCATGA
- a CDS encoding IS1595 family transposase codes for MILSEISKLSEDEARATLERIRWAKGVVCPHCGRVDGHTKLQGKKHRKGVWKCNDGCAQQFSVTVGTVMEGSHLPIRTWLMAFSILCSAKKGVSALQLQRQLGLGSYRTAWHLCHRIRYAMSQNPLKGLLEGVVMVDETYVGGNPRNQHKRGEGKTGRGTDKQPVVALVERGGRVRSWPIANITAATLQGAIRDNVDPSASIQTDQLPSYKGVGKWFEGGHESVNHSKFEYARGSVSTNEVESYFALLKRGITGSFHSVSKQHLHRYCDEFSFRWNERKVSDADRTAKALKLIEGKRLMYKDPIHKHA; via the coding sequence ATGATCCTCTCTGAAATTTCCAAGCTGAGCGAAGACGAAGCCCGCGCAACGCTTGAGCGTATCCGTTGGGCCAAGGGCGTTGTCTGCCCGCATTGCGGTCGCGTTGACGGTCACACGAAATTGCAGGGCAAGAAGCACCGCAAAGGCGTGTGGAAGTGCAACGATGGTTGCGCGCAACAATTCAGCGTGACAGTCGGCACGGTCATGGAAGGCTCGCACCTGCCGATCCGCACTTGGTTGATGGCATTCAGCATACTGTGCAGCGCAAAGAAGGGCGTTAGCGCGCTTCAGTTGCAGCGTCAGCTTGGCCTCGGTTCGTATCGCACCGCGTGGCACCTCTGCCATCGCATTCGCTACGCCATGTCGCAAAATCCATTGAAGGGTTTGCTTGAGGGCGTCGTGATGGTCGATGAGACGTATGTCGGCGGCAACCCGCGCAATCAGCACAAGCGCGGCGAAGGCAAAACCGGTCGCGGCACGGATAAGCAGCCGGTTGTTGCGCTGGTCGAGCGCGGTGGTCGCGTTCGGTCATGGCCGATTGCAAATATCACTGCTGCCACACTTCAGGGCGCGATCCGCGACAACGTTGACCCGTCCGCCTCGATCCAGACCGATCAACTGCCGTCTTATAAGGGCGTCGGCAAGTGGTTCGAAGGCGGCCATGAGTCGGTCAATCATTCGAAGTTCGAATATGCGCGCGGCAGCGTCTCGACCAACGAGGTTGAAAGCTATTTCGCATTGCTGAAGCGCGGTATCACCGGCTCATTCCATAGCGTTTCGAAGCAGCACCTGCACCGCTATTGCGATGAATTCTCGTTCCGCTGGAATGAGCGCAAGGTTTCGGATGCGGACCGCACGGCCAAGGCGCTCAAGCTGATCGAAGGCAAGCGGCTGATGTACAAAGACCCAATCCACAAGCACGCCTAG
- the phoU gene encoding phosphate signaling complex protein PhoU, whose product MSDHTVKAFSEQLEGLSASIAQMGGLAEAQFANAVEAVARRDTSLAEGAVGGDKRIDGLQTEIEDKALKLLALRQPMAVDLRETLAAIKIASELERIGDLAKNIAKRAIVLNREPPIRLTASLARMGKVALSQLKQVLDAYSDRNAEAAEAVWRQDGEIDELYNSLFRELLTYMMEDPRTIGSSTHLLFIAKNIERSGDHATNIAEVVYHMVRADHLSANRPKADTTSETNVPFERKA is encoded by the coding sequence ATGAGTGATCACACGGTTAAGGCCTTCAGCGAGCAGCTCGAAGGATTGTCCGCGTCCATCGCCCAGATGGGCGGCCTGGCCGAGGCGCAGTTCGCCAACGCGGTCGAGGCGGTGGCCCGCCGCGACACCAGCCTCGCCGAAGGCGCCGTCGGCGGCGACAAGCGCATCGACGGCCTGCAGACCGAGATCGAGGACAAGGCCCTCAAGCTCCTGGCGCTGCGCCAGCCCATGGCGGTCGACCTGCGCGAGACCCTGGCGGCGATCAAGATCGCGTCCGAGCTGGAACGCATCGGCGACCTCGCCAAGAACATCGCCAAGCGCGCCATCGTGCTCAACCGCGAGCCGCCGATCCGCCTCACCGCTTCGCTGGCCCGCATGGGCAAGGTGGCGCTCAGCCAGCTCAAGCAGGTTCTCGACGCCTATTCCGACCGCAACGCCGAGGCCGCCGAAGCGGTGTGGCGCCAGGACGGCGAGATCGACGAGCTCTACAACAGCCTGTTCCGCGAATTGCTGACCTACATGATGGAAGACCCGCGCACGATCGGCTCGTCCACCCATCTTCTCTTCATCGCCAAGAACATCGAGCGCAGCGGCGACCACGCCACCAACATCGCCGAGGTCGTCTATCACATGGTGCGCGCCGACCATCTGTCGGCCAACCGGCCCAAGGCCGACACCACCAGCGAGACGAACGTGCCCTTCGAGAGGAAAGCATGA
- a CDS encoding type II toxin-antitoxin system antitoxin SocA domain-containing protein: MASVHDVAKYFLMLAASGAEDAGEAMTHLKLQKLLYYAQGFSLALSGGKQPMFGDTIEAWKHGPIVPAVWKAYKDYGGAPLPLPDGFDPSKGLKDGEQALLNDVWNAYGQFSAWKLRNMTHEESPWRNAYEPDANETISQQSMREYFETQIEP, from the coding sequence ATGGCAAGCGTACACGACGTAGCAAAGTACTTTCTAATGCTTGCCGCCAGCGGCGCGGAAGACGCTGGCGAGGCAATGACGCATCTCAAGCTGCAAAAGCTGCTGTACTACGCGCAGGGATTCAGTCTTGCCCTCAGTGGCGGTAAGCAGCCCATGTTCGGCGATACTATTGAGGCATGGAAACATGGTCCAATCGTGCCTGCCGTTTGGAAGGCCTACAAAGACTACGGTGGGGCGCCCCTTCCTCTCCCCGATGGCTTCGATCCGTCAAAGGGATTGAAGGATGGTGAGCAGGCATTGCTCAACGATGTTTGGAACGCCTATGGCCAATTCTCCGCGTGGAAACTCCGGAATATGACTCACGAGGAGTCTCCGTGGCGGAATGCATACGAGCCCGATGCCAACGAGACGATTTCGCAGCAAAGCATGCGAGAATATTTCGAGACGCAAATCGAGCCTTGA
- a CDS encoding glutathione peroxidase: MTTIYEFSAKTLQGKDVSLADYRGKPMLIVNTASKCGFTPQYEGLEKLYREHQADGLVVLGFPCNQFGAQEPGSEAEIGAFCQINYGVSFPMFAKIDVNGPRTHPLYEFLKGEKAGILGTRGIKWNFTKFLVDRAGKVVGRFAPTTKPEDIEQAIAKVI, encoded by the coding sequence ATGACGACGATTTACGAGTTCTCGGCGAAGACGCTGCAGGGCAAGGATGTGTCGCTGGCCGACTATCGCGGCAAGCCGATGCTGATCGTCAACACCGCCAGCAAATGCGGATTCACGCCGCAATACGAGGGCCTGGAAAAGCTCTATCGCGAACACCAGGCCGACGGGCTCGTGGTGCTCGGCTTTCCCTGCAACCAGTTCGGCGCGCAGGAGCCGGGCAGCGAGGCGGAGATCGGCGCCTTCTGCCAGATCAATTACGGCGTGAGCTTTCCGATGTTCGCCAAGATCGACGTCAATGGGCCCAGGACGCATCCGCTCTACGAATTCCTCAAGGGCGAGAAAGCCGGCATCCTGGGGACGCGCGGCATCAAGTGGAATTTCACCAAGTTCCTGGTCGACCGCGCCGGCAAGGTGGTCGGCCGCTTCGCGCCCACGACCAAGCCGGAAGACATCGAGCAGGCGATCGCGAAGGTTATCTGA
- a CDS encoding methylated-DNA--[protein]-cysteine S-methyltransferase: MSEPLFLDRVETPIGELLLVADAQGALRLLEFGDKPGRWRPAFTRRFGELAQTRDPSGLSSALARYFDGDLAAVDALATGAAGTPFQRSVWSALRKIPAGTTTSYGALAVLLGKPAATRAVGLANGANPIAIVVPCHRVVGGDGSLTGYGGGLERKRWLLDHERTHA, from the coding sequence TTGTCTGAACCGCTTTTCCTCGATCGCGTCGAAACGCCGATCGGCGAACTCCTTCTCGTCGCCGACGCGCAAGGCGCGCTGCGCCTGCTGGAGTTCGGCGACAAGCCGGGGCGCTGGCGCCCCGCGTTCACGCGCCGCTTCGGCGAACTCGCGCAAACGCGCGATCCGTCCGGTCTGTCGTCCGCGCTCGCCCGCTACTTCGACGGCGACCTCGCCGCCGTCGATGCGCTGGCGACCGGCGCCGCCGGCACGCCGTTCCAGCGTTCGGTCTGGTCGGCCTTGCGGAAGATCCCCGCCGGAACCACCACGAGCTATGGCGCGCTCGCCGTCCTTCTCGGCAAGCCGGCGGCGACCCGCGCGGTCGGCCTTGCAAACGGCGCGAACCCGATCGCCATCGTCGTGCCTTGTCATCGCGTCGTCGGCGGCGATGGTTCGCTCACCGGCTACGGCGGCGGCCTCGAACGCAAGCGCTGGCTGCTCGACCACGAAAGGACACACGCATGA
- the phoB gene encoding phosphate regulon transcriptional regulator PhoB: protein MSLKPAVLVAEDEGALVTLLRYNLEREGYRVLEARDGEEALLVASEEKPDLVLLDWMLPQLSGIEVCRRLRGRQETRNVPIIMLTARGEESDRIRGLDTGADDYLTKPFSMTELLARLRAVMRRIRPSLAPDTVAIGDIEMDRAAHRVRRAGKEVHLGPTEYKLLDHLIQHPGRVFSREQLLDAVWGSDVYVEARTVDVHVGRLRKALNIEGVKDPIRTVRSAGYSLDDAIAAN, encoded by the coding sequence ATGAGCCTCAAGCCCGCCGTCCTCGTCGCCGAAGACGAAGGCGCCCTCGTCACGCTGCTGCGCTACAATCTGGAGCGCGAAGGCTATCGCGTGCTCGAGGCGCGCGACGGCGAGGAAGCGCTGCTGGTCGCGTCCGAGGAAAAGCCCGATCTCGTCCTGCTCGACTGGATGCTGCCGCAGCTGTCCGGCATCGAGGTGTGCCGCCGCCTGCGCGGCCGCCAGGAGACCCGCAACGTCCCGATCATCATGCTGACCGCGCGCGGCGAGGAGAGCGACCGCATCCGCGGCCTCGACACCGGCGCCGACGACTATCTGACCAAGCCGTTCTCGATGACCGAGCTTCTGGCCCGCCTGCGCGCCGTGATGCGCCGCATCCGCCCGTCGCTCGCGCCCGACACCGTCGCCATCGGCGACATCGAGATGGACCGCGCCGCCCACCGCGTGCGCCGCGCCGGCAAGGAAGTCCATCTGGGGCCGACCGAATACAAGCTGCTCGATCATCTGATCCAGCATCCCGGCCGCGTCTTTTCCCGCGAGCAATTGCTCGACGCGGTCTGGGGCTCGGACGTCTATGTCGAGGCGCGCACCGTCGACGTCCATGTCGGCCGCCTGCGCAAGGCGCTGAACATCGAGGGCGTGAAGGACCCGATCCGCACCGTCCGCTCCGCCGGCTACTCCCTCGACGACGCCATCGCCGCGAATTGA
- a CDS encoding GcrA family cell cycle regulator, with amino-acid sequence MNTQLMNWSDDRVEQLKNLWTEGLSASQIARALGGVTRNAVIGKVHRLGLAGRASPSRTERPRLPMAPKVSLRSHTPPAPVVEEDPLTFSDGSHATVLTINDRMCRWPIGDPSADEFHFCGRNPKSGSPYCEAHARKAYQPQQQRRDRGRMVG; translated from the coding sequence GTGAACACCCAATTGATGAACTGGTCGGACGACCGGGTCGAACAGCTCAAGAATCTCTGGACCGAGGGGCTCTCGGCGAGCCAGATCGCCCGCGCGCTGGGCGGCGTCACCCGCAATGCCGTGATCGGAAAGGTGCACCGGCTGGGCCTGGCCGGCCGCGCCAGCCCGTCGCGGACCGAGCGGCCGCGCCTGCCGATGGCGCCCAAGGTCTCGCTGCGCAGCCACACCCCGCCCGCCCCGGTGGTCGAGGAGGATCCGCTGACCTTCAGCGACGGCAGCCACGCCACCGTGCTGACGATCAACGACCGGATGTGCCGCTGGCCGATCGGCGATCCGTCGGCAGACGAATTCCACTTCTGCGGCCGCAATCCCAAGAGCGGCTCGCCCTATTGCGAGGCGCATGCCCGCAAGGCCTACCAGCCGCAACAGCAGCGGCGGGACAGAGGCCGGATGGTCGGCTGA
- a CDS encoding isocitrate lyase/phosphoenolpyruvate mutase family protein, which produces MTTLAKTFAALHTGPRLLILPNAWDAGSARVVEHAGAKAIATSSAAVAWAHGYADGQFLPFDTLLATVAEIARTVSVPVSADIEAAYAHDAATAAKTVAQVIDAGAVGINIEDGNDPPDLLAGKIENLKAAAKAGADLWVNARIDTYLRRLVPAEQAYDETVRRAALYREAGADSIFAPGLTDLADLTRLVKDVVLPLNALAWPGLPGAAALEAIGVRRLSAGSGIGKVVLGHAFELAKAFLAEGRSEPLAQGPLSNSDINGMMRRA; this is translated from the coding sequence ATGACCACCCTCGCCAAAACCTTCGCCGCGCTGCACACCGGGCCCAGGCTTCTGATCCTGCCCAATGCGTGGGACGCCGGCAGCGCCCGCGTCGTCGAACATGCCGGCGCCAAGGCCATCGCGACCTCGAGCGCCGCCGTCGCCTGGGCTCACGGTTATGCCGACGGCCAGTTCCTACCGTTCGACACGCTGCTCGCGACGGTCGCGGAGATCGCCAGGACGGTTTCGGTCCCGGTCTCCGCCGATATTGAAGCCGCCTATGCCCACGACGCCGCCACCGCCGCGAAGACCGTCGCCCAGGTGATCGATGCCGGCGCGGTCGGCATCAATATCGAGGACGGCAACGATCCGCCCGACCTCCTGGCCGGGAAGATCGAGAACCTCAAAGCCGCCGCCAAAGCCGGCGCCGATCTGTGGGTCAACGCCCGTATCGACACCTATCTGCGCCGGCTGGTTCCCGCCGAGCAGGCCTATGACGAAACCGTCCGCCGCGCCGCGCTCTATCGCGAGGCCGGCGCCGATTCGATCTTCGCGCCCGGCTTGACCGATCTCGCCGATCTGACGCGGCTGGTGAAGGACGTCGTCCTGCCGCTCAACGCGCTCGCCTGGCCGGGCCTGCCCGGCGCGGCGGCGCTGGAAGCGATCGGCGTGCGCCGCCTCTCGGCCGGCTCCGGCATCGGCAAGGTGGTGCTGGGCCACGCGTTCGAACTGGCGAAGGCGTTCCTCGCCGAGGGCCGCTCGGAACCTCTGGCGCAAGGTCCGCTGAGCAATTCGGACATCAACGGCATGATGCGGCGCGCATAA
- a CDS encoding AlkA N-terminal domain-containing protein gives MPRTVEIDGVFGGIQVEPGRNHLQATIRFPRVAALLAIVARLRRLFDLDADIQTIGAHLSGDSALAPLIARRPGLRTPGAWCAFELAVRAILGQQITVVGARRLAEKIVELEGSDIAPDISGDERLSRVFPSAARLARVDLASLGMPKARIAALNALARAVAADPKLIEPAGSYDETIARLLALPGFGPWTAQYWALRALRDSDAFPAADVALLRSPLVAQGGRRPTPKALLARAESWRPWRAYAAQHLWTADAELV, from the coding sequence ATGCCCCGCACGGTCGAGATCGACGGCGTGTTCGGCGGCATCCAGGTCGAGCCGGGCCGCAATCATCTGCAGGCGACGATCCGCTTTCCGCGCGTCGCCGCGCTGCTCGCCATCGTCGCGCGCCTGCGCCGCCTGTTCGATCTCGACGCCGACATCCAGACCATCGGCGCGCATCTGTCCGGCGACAGCGCGCTGGCGCCGCTGATCGCGCGCCGCCCCGGCCTGCGCACGCCCGGCGCCTGGTGCGCCTTCGAGCTCGCGGTCCGCGCCATCCTCGGCCAGCAGATCACCGTCGTCGGCGCCCGCCGCCTCGCGGAGAAGATTGTGGAACTGGAAGGAAGCGACATCGCGCCCGACATCAGCGGCGACGAGCGTCTTTCGCGGGTCTTCCCCTCGGCGGCGCGCCTGGCGCGGGTCGATCTCGCATCGCTCGGCATGCCCAAGGCGCGCATCGCGGCGCTGAACGCGCTGGCGCGGGCGGTGGCCGCCGATCCGAAACTGATCGAGCCCGCCGGCTCCTATGACGAAACCATCGCGCGATTGCTGGCATTGCCCGGCTTCGGGCCATGGACCGCGCAATATTGGGCGCTGCGCGCGCTACGCGACAGCGACGCCTTCCCGGCCGCCGATGTGGCGCTGCTGCGCAGTCCCTTGGTGGCGCAAGGCGGCCGCCGCCCGACGCCGAAGGCGTTGCTGGCGCGCGCCGAGTCCTGGCGGCCGTGGCGCGCCTATGCCGCGCAGCATCTGTGGACCGCCGATGCCGAGCTTGTCTGA
- a CDS encoding TetR/AcrR family transcriptional regulator — protein sequence MSSATDRYTKKKEAILAAAAGILNRRGVRGMTLADVAASVDLITTSVTYYFKKKEDLAVACYLRGIARFEALISAALAEDDPPRRLLKFLDLYLALHRRIREGDEAPIAVFNDIRALKEPHLPIVAKAYAQFFRKVRALFKAEGYEWLERRMSTARTHMLLEQIYWSVTWLPRYDLDDYGRVRDRMFDILAHGVAPRGAAWRPARLPELPPPDDAQEGQRQTFLTAATKLINQRGYRGASVEKISEQLNVTKGSFYHHNEAKDDLVVECFERSFEVMRRVQSAALAQGGDSWHKISSAAATLVEFQLSERGPLLRSSALSALPEPMRRKMVERANRVSERFAAMISDGVADGSIRAVDPYIAAQMLNATLNAAADLPFTIPDVAAFEAPTLYAKPMLMGVFSR from the coding sequence TTGAGCAGCGCCACCGACCGCTACACCAAGAAGAAGGAAGCGATCCTGGCGGCGGCGGCCGGCATCCTGAACCGGCGCGGCGTGCGCGGCATGACGCTGGCCGACGTGGCGGCGAGCGTCGATCTGATCACCACCAGCGTCACCTATTACTTCAAGAAGAAGGAAGACCTCGCGGTCGCCTGCTACCTGCGCGGCATCGCGCGGTTCGAGGCGCTGATCTCCGCCGCGCTGGCCGAGGACGACCCGCCGCGCCGGCTGCTCAAATTCCTCGATCTCTATCTGGCGCTGCACCGTCGCATCCGCGAGGGCGACGAGGCGCCGATCGCGGTGTTCAACGACATCCGCGCCCTGAAGGAGCCGCACCTGCCGATCGTGGCCAAGGCCTATGCGCAGTTCTTCCGCAAGGTGCGCGCGCTGTTCAAGGCTGAGGGCTATGAATGGCTCGAGCGGCGCATGTCGACGGCGCGCACGCATATGCTGCTGGAGCAGATCTACTGGTCGGTGACCTGGCTGCCGCGCTACGACCTCGACGATTACGGCCGCGTGCGCGACCGCATGTTCGACATCCTGGCGCACGGCGTGGCGCCGCGGGGCGCGGCGTGGCGGCCGGCGCGGCTGCCCGAATTGCCGCCGCCGGACGATGCGCAGGAGGGCCAGCGCCAGACCTTCCTCACCGCCGCGACCAAGCTGATCAACCAGCGCGGCTATCGCGGCGCCTCGGTCGAGAAGATCTCCGAGCAGCTCAACGTCACCAAGGGCTCGTTCTATCACCACAACGAAGCGAAGGACGACCTGGTGGTCGAATGCTTCGAGCGCAGCTTCGAGGTCATGCGCCGAGTGCAGTCGGCCGCGCTGGCGCAAGGCGGCGACTCTTGGCACAAGATCTCGTCCGCCGCCGCGACGCTGGTCGAGTTCCAATTGTCGGAGCGCGGGCCCTTGCTGCGCTCCTCGGCGCTGAGCGCCCTGCCCGAGCCGATGCGGCGGAAGATGGTGGAGCGCGCCAACCGCGTGTCGGAGCGCTTCGCGGCGATGATTTCCGACGGCGTGGCCGACGGCTCGATCCGCGCGGTCGATCCCTATATCGCGGCGCAGATGCTGAACGCGACGCTGAACGCGGCGGCGGACCTGCCGTTCACGATCCCCGACGTGGCGGCGTTCGAGGCGCCGACGCTGTACGCCAAGCCGATGCTGATGGGCGTGTTTTCGCGGTGA
- a CDS encoding Ada metal-binding domain-containing protein has translation MEMPPHDVCYRALATRDARFDGRLFVGVKTTGIYCRPICPARTAKRENVTFWPSAAAAQEAGFRPCALPA, from the coding sequence ATGGAAATGCCGCCGCATGACGTCTGCTACCGCGCGCTCGCGACGCGCGACGCCCGCTTCGACGGCCGCCTGTTCGTTGGCGTGAAGACGACGGGCATCTATTGCCGCCCGATCTGCCCGGCGCGCACCGCCAAGCGCGAGAACGTCACCTTCTGGCCCAGCGCCGCGGCGGCGCAGGAGGCGGGGTTCCGTCCCTGTGCGCTGCCGGCCTGA